In Solanum lycopersicum chromosome 3, SLM_r2.1, the genomic stretch ACATAGCTTATTCCTAAGGAAGTGAAAATGCTTTGCTAATTCTGCACGTGCTTTGTACTTCAGTTGGCTACTCTAGGCTGCATGATCATAAATTCACTTGTCAAGAAAGTGTTAGAGCAACTTAATAGAACTCTACGTAAGATGGATATCATAAATTAAGTCTTCCTCGACAAATCTTTCTCCAAAGTTCAATTCAAAACAATTTCTTAGTTCTGTTTCTTTCAAAGACTATTAAAAAGAATGCAACAACTCACAATAACGTGAACATTTGGGAAGTAAGCTCCTTTCTTGCTCCCTCCATCCCCAAAATAACCAAATACGATTTGGGGTACTTGGAAATAGGATCAAAGAGTCAACTGTTCGAATTTCCAACCAAATACCAAACACCAGAAAATAAATCATGCTTTCTGTCATTACCAAATGCACtctgaaatttgaaaaacacactGTACATTCAGTTGTTAACTTGGActttttatttgaagttttagtCAGTTTTTATTTGGAGTAGGGATCAGATAACTAGAACGAACAAAAAACAAACATTAGATCAAATGAATATGAAGTAGACCAGGTTCTGATATTCTTTTTTGATTCTGAATCTTCACGTGACCTAATATGAGTGCTTGACCTTATTCCATCTCTTGAAATATGCAGCACGGTTACAGTGTCACTTCAATTGAGTTATTATAcattctttatttgattttggaGGACCCGAATTTGCTTGTGgattaaagaatatatattgaCATGGACCAACAAATAGGTTCTAGGTCTTGTGAAGAAACTCTGTTTTATAGCAAAATTGTCAAGTCCAACTTTTTATTTCTGTTAACGAATTTGAAGCTTTACAAGTTCTGTATGGTGAGAACTGCACAGTATTCTTGcagaaaaaatgcaaaaatatagTGCCATCCATGTACAGTAATTTTTTGCTGTTTTCTATTTATACCTGCTCTCTGAATTATTTGAAGCAAGTGGCGTATTGAATACCTATTATTCCCGTGCATGTATGTAGTCTAAAGATATTATTTCCTCATTCCAGCTTCACAAGGGACATCATATTGCAGACATCAGCCTACAAATGCCTGGAGTCCACAATGTTCTTAATTCATTAGCAGTAAGTAAACATTCAGaagttattttttgttttatcagTGTAAGTAGACGTTTAAGTTGCAGaactattttcttcttatatgaTCTTTACTCAAATATTATTGGCTAAAAAAAAATGTCAGTATTAGTTAATCAATCTAAACTTGTTCATACATCAACGGGGCCAAAActggaaaattattttattggcTGCTCGTGATTATATCATAGTTTAGACATCTGTAATTGAAGAAAACACGGTTCAGCTTGCTAAGTTGTTTCATTTCCCCACTGCTAGTAAAGACATATTTTGTTGAGTTCTGTTGCTTTGGATATTCCAACCGGCAGGTCATTGCAACAATCAATGCTCTTTCTACGGATGAGAAAAACTTTCTCAGTTCCATTGCTTCTTTGAAATTACGCTTGCAAAATTTTGAAGGTGTTTCTAGACGTTTTGAGAGGATAGGTACAGTCCGTGGGTGCCATATATATGATGACTATGCTCATCATCCCACCGAGATTCAAGCTACTCTTCAAGCAGCACGCCAGAGGTTTCCATTTCAAGAACTTGTAGTAATATTTCAGCCTCATACATGCAGGTATTTGCAAGAGTATTCTCCTTCCAAATTACAATTACATTGATTGCACAATGCttgaatttttcataatttgcaGTCGTTTAGCAGCATTGAAAGACGACTTTGCTATTGCATTCACTAATGCGGACAGGGTTGTGATAACAGAGGTTTAGCCCCATTTTTGAATTCCGATGTTAAAACTGCTTAAGTTAATATATTTGTCCCCCTTTTCTGTCTTGGCTAAGGAGATGTAATTTGTTTCTGCTGCAAGATTTATGAAGCCAGAGAAACAAATCTGTGGAAGATCAATGGACGCGATCTTGCAGCATCTATAGTTGGCCCACCATCTGAGTTTGTCCCTTCCCTGGTATGCCGGAACAGAAAACTTCCTCACAGTTGTAGATGTTGGAGTTGCCTGAAATTTTGCTCTGATGTCCTTGTAGTGGCAAATGTTTtgaacataaaaataatcaagtctAATTTCACAAAATACGGAGTTCCTATTCTTAGGTCTctaatgaataaaagaatttCTCTTTGTGAAATGCGTTGGTGTGAAACAGAGGAACTTCTCTTTCTCTAATTAACTGTATATCTATCGTCGTTGTTCTAAGTATACCACATCAATTATAGTACTGCACAAGTCAACTTGTGTTTCATCTTGGTTAAACCCCATCTCTTAACGGTGTTTGACTAAACAGATACAGGTGTTGGAAATGCTGGTTGTTCAGATATCCAAGGATCCCGATCATGAAACTGTCATCATGACCCTAGGAGCAGGTGAACATTCTGATTTCCATGACTGGAAACCCTTGTATAACATTAGTCCATTGTCTAAGGAGATCATTCTTCACTAGATCGACCAAAAGGGAAACATGAAAACAAAGACAGTAATAGTAATTGTAAAAAAAGTACACAAATTTTACGCTCCTTATTTATGAGATTTGAATTGGACATCTTTTTTTTCAGGAGACATAACTTCAGTGGGTCGTAAACTACTAATTGAATTGCAGCACAGATTACTATAATATACTGCATCACGAGACTGGCAGCAAACTCAAGATGTTAATAGCCTTTACATATAATTGGCTAAATTTGAAGCGAAGGTTCCTAGAATTGTGCGCATTCATCTGCACTAAATATATGGCGGCAAGCCTGACCTCATGATAGATGATCTCGTCATGCAGATATGAAGATCATAATGTTCAACTGCTTGAGATGTTTGCATCCATTGATTGCTTTCTCTACTGCAGCAAATTCACCACTCTGGGAACAGACCTGGTCAATGATGCAGAAGGCATGGAGAAAGAAAGTACTGAGTTGCACCCCAATAGTATTTCTTGATCCCTATCAGTTCACCTCCCAGCATCACTGATCATCTTGATTCTTGACTATGCATATTGGTAGCAGTACAGTTCCTCCCTTTATGGACTGCAATCATGTGGATCTTGTGAAGGATATAAGAGAACTTTCGAATGTTTAGAGGATGGCTATTCACACTCAAAGTATATCCCCTaatttctagtttcttgttggtGCATTTATGACTACAGATGATAGCTCGTCCTTTATAGAGAATCATAGTGTTGTAGGTCCTCTACTGTTGATTAATTGCTAGGTTAAGGAGATCCAAATTTTTAATAGAAGTATTTGTCTTGGCAAAAAAATGATCACCAATCACATGATTGGCTTCTTTTTGTAGAGCAGGGGCTTTTTGCCTTGTACAATATTGTTGTGCACTGTAATCAATTCTATTCAATGCTTATGGTAGTTCAAACAGGTTCCATTTCGATTGAGGCACTGTGCATATCAACATCTAATGAGCTGTCTGCAAAGAGACTACATAATTCTCTCACTAATACAGGTATTTTACACCCACAAATATCTAAATTTACCACTGCTGAGGGAAACTTATAGAAAATCTATTTGTGAGCACTGATTTAAGTACATGCATAGTAAGCAAGTAAGGCTACAGAGTGGAGATCACAGAGTGGACTGAAAGTGAGAGTAAGTAACTCAAATTTAGATTGGAAGAGAGGAGGAAAAATCACAGAAGCACATGACAGTTTTCAGCTCAAAtccaacaaaaacaaaacagtTGCACTAATCTTCAACTATCCTACAAACAGAATCTTGAATAGTAATAAAGGAAGAATGCAAGCGTTTAACTCTCTACTATACACAGTTTTCTTGTGTCAACAGTACCTTCCAAAAAACACAATCAAACAATTACAGAAAGCTTACCAAAGCCACTACTAAGAAGAGAATCATTACGCTATCGtccaaaaaatgagaaaaatccACGTTTCTTTGGCTCCTCCTCCATCATTACAGTCTCCATACTATCTTGCTCCACCAACCTCCAAGCTGCTTGCTCAAATGCCAGACCTGCCAAAGCTGGTGGCTTGTTCAACACAAGGGGATAACCTCTGTTAGTACTTCTAATAACTTCTGAATCCTCAGGTATTACCCCCAACAATGGAAGCCCTAGCATTTCCTGCACATCCAATACAGACATCATATCTTCCCCTTTTATCATATCAGTCCGAACCCTGTTCACAATCATCTTAATATCCCTAATTCCATCACATTCTAACAATCCTGTCACTCTATCAGCGTCTCTTAAGCTGGTAATATCTGGCGTTGTCACTAGTACAGCCTCATTTGCCGGAGTTATAGCCGTGATGAACCCAGCATCAATGCCGGCTGGACAATCAATGATGATGAAATCCGGACCACCTTCATCACGAGCTTTTAGGGCATCCACAAGCCAAACCAAAGCTTTCCCACCAAACCCTATCGGCAATTTGGATCTGGGCTTGGAAATACACAGCAGCTCGAAATTGGACCACCGCTTATCACGTACAAGAGCCTGATCAAGTCTGCAATCACCGTTGAGAACCTCGACAACAGTATAATTCACCCGGTTTTCTAAGCCCAGGAGGAGGTCAAGGTTGCGGAGACCAACATCGCAATCAATGGCGACGACAGAGAAGCCGAGCCTAGCTAATGAAAGACCGATGTTGGCGGTGGTAGTGGTCTTCCCGACGCCGCCTTTGCCGGATGTAATGACGACGACTCTCGGCGTATCTCCGGCGAGTTGAGGCTTGCGGTTGTACTGGAGCATAGAATGGATGGAAGGGTAGAAGTTTCTAGAAGGCCTGAAGGCCGGAAtgggttttagggttttgggAGACAAGGAATTGGGAGGGGTAAAGGTGGAAGAGTAGAGAGAGGAAGGTTTAGGGTTGAGCGGCTGCAGAGATAACATTTTTGTGTAGAAGAACGAGAGTTGTATTTGAGTGAAAGAGAGGAAATTTCACAAGAACATGTTTCGATGTCGCTTAGcagaaaggagaagaagacgGCTCTGGAAGTGAAAAAGGTAAGATATCTTTCTTGCAGCTAGGAGTTAAATTGTTTTAATCCGAATCGAAATTGATAACccagagtaaaaaaaaaaatgttattgatttattagttttgatggcggtttttaatttttttgatattaaatttttgatttttaacggttaattgataataaattatctttatatCATTGGGTGTATGAAATCAGGGTTAAATTTCATACTTCAATTTCTGTTTGTCTTTAACCGTTGAGTGTCAACCATGCTACCTTGTATCAATTTTtgcttttgagcaagaaataacatgtcaattcaaatttatgatttatttgtttGTCAATTTGTTTCTAAATGACTtccaataaaaattttaatgattaaattgACAATTATCAATAAGTTGAATCAATATACTTCAAAATTGAATAGATTGATACAAGATCCTAATGCTCTTaattcctctttttctttttgtggttatttgtgtttattattattttagataaGACATATATGAATGAGTCATTTGTGTATGTAGAAGAGTGAAAATGAGGAAGTTAATGATGTAGGTTTTGACTGGTATCTATAGCTATGAGTGTTACCCTTTACCTCCTAAGAGTATAAAGATGGTGTAGGAAATAAAAGGTTATAGATAGTTAAAAATGTCGTATCGTGCAATTATTCGAATTTATTTGTTTGGCTAGTGTGTGTTATCCTAGAAACAACACATTTTTATGTGtctcatttaatttttctaagtaGAATGACCTAATAGACTTATGTATCATATGCCctttaaataaatcatataagatgacaaagtaaaaaaaaaaggtttaaaatagTGTTATAACTAATCTAATGATTCAATTGAAAAAGTGGTAAGTAAAAGGATTTAACTGATAAACAAAATCAAGTACAATATTCTCTCGAGTCATTCTGTCATTGTTTAACTATTTGTACTCAGTCTTACCTAGTTCCATGTGGGTTCcgttcaaaccaaccaattgttttaaattttcttattatgAATATAcggttaaaaaaaattatactacttAATTAGTTATCATAATTATACTTTGTTATAATTGTCACTTGCGACTAACATTAATCATATTATTTgggttgattttgagtttgtataacTAATCGTGTTTGTATAATTCGTAAGTAacaatttttcatttgatttatatttgtatacgatagtttgtatttgtatatgacgATGATTTTCTTGGGTTTCAGTTTTATCACCATATATATTCAATCTTTTTACaataactttttaaagtttGTATAACTGTGTAGTTTTTGGATTATGTATGATAATTTGAATAAATGTTTACAGttcatatgtttatgtttgtatcaattctttattttgagtttcatatatttgtataatttcatACTTGTATtactcaattatataaaaatacgtGAATTGTACAAACATACctgtgaattatacaaacgagatgtgaattatacaaataattgtcctctcttgct encodes the following:
- the LOC101259915 gene encoding uncharacterized protein isoform X3, translating into MGWCLMPLLCQVRFVGAMWRFYMPSLLEYLCEYKRGAWLGRITKGYNLIAVSGSHGKTTTASMLAYVLDAMGDDLTAVIGARVPQLAERNIIFGTGCNFVLEADEYDSCFLGVTPQIAVVTNVDWEHVDMFQDEEAVKTIFRKFIGQIRVGGHLILCGDSPVACSLVNKTGSGSALPVLHNDAFQISTYGISSCNDWHALSISPNSCGGSDYQLLHKGHHIADISLQMPGVHNVLNSLAVIATINALSTDEKNFLSSIASLKLRLQNFEGVSRRFERIGTVRGCHIYDDYAHHPTEIQATLQAARQRFPFQELVVIFQPHTCSRLAALKDDFAIAFTNADRVVITEIYEARETNLWKINGRDLAASIVGPPSEFVPSLVCRNRKLPHSCRCWSCLKFCSDVLVVANVLNIKIIKSNFTKYGVPILRSLMNKRISLCEMRWCETEELLFL
- the LOC101266303 gene encoding septum site-determining protein minD homolog, chloroplastic, with protein sequence MLSLQPLNPKPSSLYSSTFTPPNSLSPKTLKPIPAFRPSRNFYPSIHSMLQYNRKPQLAGDTPRVVVITSGKGGVGKTTTTANIGLSLARLGFSVVAIDCDVGLRNLDLLLGLENRVNYTVVEVLNGDCRLDQALVRDKRWSNFELLCISKPRSKLPIGFGGKALVWLVDALKARDEGGPDFIIIDCPAGIDAGFITAITPANEAVLVTTPDITSLRDADRVTGLLECDGIRDIKMIVNRVRTDMIKGEDMMSVLDVQEMLGLPLLGVIPEDSEVIRSTNRGYPLVLNKPPALAGLAFEQAAWRLVEQDSMETVMMEEEPKKRGFFSFFGR